In the Sarcophilus harrisii chromosome 1, mSarHar1.11, whole genome shotgun sequence genome, one interval contains:
- the AKAIN1 gene encoding A-kinase anchor protein inhibitor 1: MVFAPGERPGSEPEEAKLQTASKQIVQNAILRAVQQVSQENQQKEEYTTTSRDRLQLGVGKLTKKHEKK, encoded by the coding sequence GTGAGAGACCTGGATCTGAACCTGAAGAAGCAAAACTACAGACTGCCAGCAAGCAGATTGTCCAAAATGCCATCCTTCGAGCTGTACAACAAGTTTCCCAGGAGAATCAACAAAAGGAAGAATATACCACAACCAGCAGGGATAGACTTCAGCTAGGGGTGGGAAAGCTCACCAAGAAGCATGAAAAGAAATAG